Genomic segment of Cyanobacterium stanieri LEGE 03274:
GACTCCACTAAAGTCTGAAATTGGAAAGGGTTGAGACGATAATAAATCCAGCGCCCCTCTTGTCTTGTCTGTAATAATCCAGATTCCCTCAAAACCCGAAGATGAAAGGATAGCTTTGGCTGGGCAATTTTTAAAGCAAGGCAAATATCCCCCACACACATCTCTTTTTCTAGTAATAAATTTATCACATTGAGTCTAATGGGATCTGACAAGGCACGGAAACAACTTAACATACCACTCAAATTTGAGTTTGGCATTGATGACATTCTAAATTATATAAAATAGGAGTAAATATGTGGAATAATTTATTTGTTATTCACTTACTAATATAATAAATATTGTTCCCTTTTTTTATAAAGATGTGATAAAGATTTTATAAAGATAACTTTAAATTTATTTTTTTTATATACCATCAAGAATATATAAAAATCAACACATATTTATTCTAGCTAATTCAATACGATAAACGATAATAAATAACTCAAAATTAATATAAAAACATCTTATGGGAGTAATGTATAAAAAAGTACAAATTTTTTTTACTCTAATTAATAAAATTAATCAATATATTATGGTCAGATAAAACTAATTTTGCTTAACA
This window contains:
- a CDS encoding ArsR/SmtB family transcription factor, yielding MPNSNLSGMLSCFRALSDPIRLNVINLLLEKEMCVGDICLALKIAQPKLSFHLRVLRESGLLQTRQEGRWIYYRLNPFQFQTLVESLADFTIN